The following is a genomic window from Alkaliphilus sp. B6464.
CATTACACCCTGTATATACTTTGCCCTCTTTAGTAAGTAAGGCTGCACCTACAGGAAATTTTGAATAGGGCACATAGGCATTGTTTTTAGCTTCTATTGCTTTTTTTACTAGTTCTTTATCTGTCAAAAATATCTCCTCCATTTGTCTATTCTGCTATAGTTACATTATCAAAGTTACGAACAACCTGAATCCAAGTTTTACCCGGATTTAAACTGAGCTCTTGTCCTGTACCATCATAGTACTTTGTAGCTCCTTCATAACTGCCCTTTTTCCATGTAATATCAATTGTTTTCCCAGTAGTTATGTATTTTCCTCTACCTTCTCCAACAGTATTCATATCTAGACGTAATTTATCATCTATTACTTTAGCAGCAACCTCTTGTATTATAATATTTGTAGCAGTAAGTGTTTCTTTTGTTGTTTCATCCTTATGTTCTATACCATTATAGTATCTGTTATAAACTTTATTTTCATCATCATAAATATATGATGGTTCGTGTCCTTTAGAATATTTAATTTTTATCTCTTGTGCAATTTCTCCCATATCCATTACTTTGAGTTCTGAATTAAATTTAAATCCATCAAATTGAGGTTCAGCTCTATAATTACTTTTTTCAGCTGCTTTTTTTAGAGCATCATAACTAGAATACATGTTATGTGGCATTTTTTTATGATTTTTTCTCCAAAAAACATCATTCCCTCTACTCATAGCATCAATATCAGCTACTTTTTTACTTTTAATATCTGCAAGAGCTTGATCACTTCCACCAACATGTACAAAATAACTGTCGAACTCTAATGCCTTTTCAATAAAATATGGTCTTGCACTTCTTATAGATCCTATTATTTCAGGCTCATTTACTAAAAATATACCTAAATATCTAGTAATATTTCCTTCAGCCAGAAATTCATATGCAACTTCTGCATCTATAAGTCCTGCCTGGGGACGAGCTCCAGATTGATTATCGAAAATAATTGCTAAAGGTCTTCTATTAATTTTCTCCTCTGGTGCATGTAGGCCACTTAAAGGTGAAACTGCACCTTCAATTTCTGGCTGTGATATTTCTTCTGCCTCCTCATTTTGTTCTGTTTCAATGGTAACATTGTTTTGTTCATCATTGCCTTTTTTACTACACCCTACCCCATTAAGTAAAATCGATGAAACTAAAAATATTATAATAGCTCTTTTCCTCCAGTTATCCATAACCCCTCATCCTTTCTGCAATACAATTAGGTTAAAATATTCTAACCAGTATAATAATTATTATAGGTCCTTATTACTTGGTTTTGCAATACCGCCAGACACAACTAGCTTAATTGCATCCTCCACACCCATATCTAGCGCAATTAGATCCTCATTCGGAACCATAACAAACATACCAGATGTAGGATTTGGTGTAGTAGGTATAAAAACACAAACTACAGATTTACCAGTTTTATCTACTACTTCTTCAATACCTTCTGAAGTAATGAAACCGATAG
Proteins encoded in this region:
- a CDS encoding DUF3048 domain-containing protein, producing the protein MDNWRKRAIIIFLVSSILLNGVGCSKKGNDEQNNVTIETEQNEEAEEISQPEIEGAVSPLSGLHAPEEKINRRPLAIIFDNQSGARPQAGLIDAEVAYEFLAEGNITRYLGIFLVNEPEIIGSIRSARPYFIEKALEFDSYFVHVGGSDQALADIKSKKVADIDAMSRGNDVFWRKNHKKMPHNMYSSYDALKKAAEKSNYRAEPQFDGFKFNSELKVMDMGEIAQEIKIKYSKGHEPSYIYDDENKVYNRYYNGIEHKDETTKETLTATNIIIQEVAAKVIDDKLRLDMNTVGEGRGKYITTGKTIDITWKKGSYEGATKYYDGTGQELSLNPGKTWIQVVRNFDNVTIAE